A genomic window from Flavobacterium sp. I3-2 includes:
- a CDS encoding Crp/Fnr family transcriptional regulator produces MFEFEQAIRNQLGIIESDDLKNISSLFHLKKFNKEEFLLKTGIRCDELFFIKSGLLRVFVYSEKREITQWIATPGYFVTDLTSFINETPARWNFQTLTNLEILSINKENYNQVSQVIPKWNELEKRFLVNCFTTLEDRIFSHLSMSAEERYHFFFAQNKELFNLVPLQYLASMLGMTPETFSRIRKKLGS; encoded by the coding sequence ATGTTTGAATTTGAGCAAGCAATTAGAAATCAATTGGGAATTATAGAATCAGATGATTTAAAAAACATTAGTTCATTGTTTCATTTAAAGAAATTTAATAAAGAAGAATTTTTATTAAAAACTGGAATAAGATGTGATGAATTGTTTTTCATTAAATCAGGTTTGTTGCGTGTGTTTGTTTATTCTGAAAAGAGAGAAATTACGCAATGGATTGCAACTCCAGGATATTTTGTTACAGATTTAACTAGCTTTATTAATGAAACTCCTGCTCGATGGAATTTTCAAACATTAACGAATCTTGAAATTTTATCAATAAATAAAGAAAATTACAATCAAGTTTCGCAAGTAATTCCTAAGTGGAATGAACTTGAAAAAAGATTTTTAGTAAATTGTTTTACAACACTCGAAGATAGAATTTTTAGTCATCTTTCAATGTCTGCAGAAGAAAGGTACCATTTCTTTTTTGCTCAAAATAAAGAATTGTTTAATTTAGTTCCATTACAATATCTTGCTTCGATGCTTGGAATGACTCCTGAAACTTTTAGTAGAA
- a CDS encoding (2Fe-2S) ferredoxin domain-containing protein yields MGKCKSACNVVYFCDGKKCCRYNDDAKSCFKSLISESGLEEKVVFQKMKCQGLCKKAPIFYIESEKEFKKEVTEKKARKIFEKYIVA; encoded by the coding sequence ATGGGTAAGTGTAAATCTGCTTGCAATGTAGTTTATTTCTGCGACGGAAAAAAATGTTGTCGATATAATGATGATGCAAAATCTTGTTTTAAATCGTTGATTTCAGAATCAGGATTAGAAGAAAAAGTGGTTTTTCAGAAAATGAAATGTCAAGGTTTATGCAAAAAAGCACCTATTTTTTATATCGAATCTGAAAAAGAATTTAAAAAAGAAGTAACCGAAAAGAAAGCTAGAAAGATATTCGAAAAATATATCGTAGCATAG
- a CDS encoding RNA polymerase sigma factor, translating to MNPKLESEFVGLLEKNQNIIHKICRLYTSDADSHKDLFQEISIQLWKAFPNFRGESKFSTWAYRVALNTAISLYRKSTRTIDTNDIELSIHRIKYEEYNDEEEEQVKLLYEAVKQLNDIEKALVYMYLEDKDYTEIAETLGISEVNARVKMNRIKTKLKKIVNP from the coding sequence ATGAATCCAAAATTAGAAAGCGAATTTGTCGGTCTTTTAGAAAAAAATCAGAATATAATCCACAAAATATGTAGGTTATATACTTCTGATGCTGATTCTCATAAAGATTTATTTCAAGAAATTTCCATACAATTATGGAAAGCTTTTCCTAATTTTCGTGGTGAATCAAAATTTTCTACATGGGCATATCGGGTTGCATTAAATACAGCAATTTCTCTTTATCGAAAAAGCACAAGAACTATTGATACAAATGATATAGAATTAAGCATTCATCGGATAAAATACGAAGAATATAATGATGAAGAAGAAGAACAAGTTAAACTGTTATATGAAGCAGTAAAGCAATTAAACGACATCGAGAAAGCTTTGGTTTACATGTATTTGGAAGATAAAGATTATACCGAAATCGCCGAAACTTTAGGTATAAGCGAAGTGAACGCCCGAGTTAAAATGAATAGAATCAAAACAAAATTAAAAAAAATTGTAAATCCTTAG
- a CDS encoding DUF3810 domain-containing protein has protein sequence MKKIVGYVFAIVLLQLFLYFLKFFPYTIEKYYSSNFYLALQTILTYFTKWTKVSIGDVLYIIVVVAIIIKIVQIIRKKELVLKKLTVYVLKTTFQFLLFFQIFWGLNNFRVPVHTKLGIANNYELEELYDFTQQLIETTNNLQIEITQNDSAKVAFKKDLKAFNLAARNGYKELQSQFEMAYVIHSDVKKSLFAPFLTGGGFSGYLNPFTHEAQVNYEIPVIGMPVTVAHEIAHQKGIATESEANFFGFLTMNSQDEINYRYAANLYALKYCLKEVRINDEEKFLHFYNQLNFGIQENILDSEKFWQENKNFSSNILKNVYGNFLKMNNQKDGIRSYNRFVDLLINYNKKYPLSN, from the coding sequence ATGAAAAAAATAGTTGGTTATGTTTTTGCGATTGTATTACTTCAATTGTTTTTGTACTTTTTAAAGTTTTTCCCTTATACGATTGAAAAATATTACAGCTCAAATTTCTACTTAGCACTACAAACTATATTAACCTATTTTACCAAATGGACAAAGGTTTCTATTGGAGACGTGCTTTATATAATTGTAGTTGTTGCGATTATTATAAAAATCGTTCAGATTATTAGAAAAAAAGAACTTGTTTTAAAAAAGCTAACCGTTTATGTGTTAAAAACTACTTTCCAATTTTTACTTTTTTTTCAGATTTTTTGGGGATTGAATAATTTTCGAGTTCCTGTTCATACAAAATTAGGAATTGCGAACAATTACGAATTAGAAGAATTGTACGATTTTACGCAACAATTAATCGAAACTACAAATAATTTACAAATCGAAATAACACAGAACGATTCAGCAAAAGTTGCGTTTAAAAAAGATTTAAAGGCATTTAATTTAGCTGCTAGGAATGGTTATAAAGAATTGCAAAGTCAGTTTGAAATGGCTTATGTTATACACAGCGATGTAAAAAAATCATTATTTGCTCCATTTTTAACAGGCGGAGGTTTTAGCGGTTATTTAAATCCATTCACGCACGAAGCTCAGGTAAATTATGAAATTCCGGTTATTGGAATGCCTGTTACTGTTGCACATGAAATTGCGCATCAAAAAGGAATTGCAACAGAAAGCGAAGCTAATTTTTTTGGTTTCTTAACCATGAATAGTCAAGATGAAATAAATTATAGATATGCCGCAAATTTATATGCTTTGAAATATTGTTTGAAGGAAGTCCGTATAAACGATGAAGAGAAATTTTTGCATTTCTACAACCAATTAAATTTCGGAATTCAAGAAAATATCTTGGATAGCGAAAAATTTTGGCAAGAAAACAAAAACTTCTCTTCAAATATTTTAAAAAATGTATATGGTAATTTTTTAAAAATGAATAATCAGAAAGACGGAATACGTTCGTACAACAGATTCGTAGATTTACTGATTAACTACAATAAAAAATATCCATTATCGAATTAA
- a CDS encoding NAD(P)/FAD-dependent oxidoreductase, with translation MMNIPDSSNPRVVIIGGGFGGLSIAKQLKNRNFQVVLLDKHNYHNFQPLMYQVATGGLEAGTIAYPIRKVVQEHKETFFRMANVERVDTVGKKVISDIGTIYYDYLVIATGSTNNYFGNKEIEKNSMVMKTIPEALDIRSLILENFELALQTNDEKERRSLMNFVIVGAGPTGVELAGALAEMKKAVLPKDYPDLDLSMMEINLVQGANRVLDAMSEKSSKAAAKFLKNLGVSIHLDVRVTNYDGNVVTTAGDLEFHSQAVIWSAGVKGAAVDGVSEAVDRASRIRVNDFNQVEGFEDVFAIGDVAAMYGEKYKFGHPMMAQPAIQQGELLAENLERLAKKQSLKKFVYNDKGSMATIGRNKAVVDLPKFHFNGVFAWFVWMFIHLISLIGFKNRMLVFWSWVYNYFVFDRESRIIVRPYRKKKGIENGN, from the coding sequence ATGATGAATATTCCAGATTCTAGTAATCCTAGAGTCGTAATAATCGGAGGTGGTTTCGGAGGACTTTCTATCGCTAAACAGCTTAAAAATAGAAATTTCCAAGTCGTATTGTTAGATAAACACAATTATCACAACTTTCAACCTTTAATGTATCAGGTTGCAACTGGTGGATTAGAAGCTGGAACAATTGCTTACCCAATTCGTAAAGTGGTTCAAGAACACAAAGAGACTTTTTTCCGTATGGCAAATGTGGAAAGAGTTGATACGGTTGGTAAAAAAGTAATTTCAGATATCGGAACTATTTATTATGATTATTTAGTAATCGCAACTGGTTCAACAAATAATTATTTTGGTAATAAAGAAATCGAAAAGAACAGTATGGTTATGAAAACCATTCCTGAAGCTTTGGATATTCGTAGTTTAATATTAGAAAATTTTGAATTAGCTTTACAAACCAACGACGAAAAAGAACGCAGATCTTTAATGAATTTCGTTATCGTTGGAGCAGGACCTACAGGTGTTGAACTTGCTGGTGCTTTAGCAGAGATGAAAAAAGCGGTTCTTCCTAAAGATTATCCAGATTTAGATTTATCTATGATGGAAATCAACTTAGTTCAAGGTGCTAATCGTGTGTTAGATGCCATGAGCGAAAAATCATCTAAAGCAGCTGCTAAATTCCTTAAAAACTTAGGAGTTTCTATTCATTTAGATGTTCGTGTAACCAATTATGATGGAAACGTTGTTACAACTGCAGGTGATTTAGAATTTCATTCACAAGCTGTAATTTGGTCTGCTGGAGTTAAAGGTGCCGCAGTAGATGGTGTTAGTGAAGCTGTTGATAGAGCTTCACGTATTCGTGTAAATGATTTCAATCAAGTTGAAGGATTTGAAGACGTATTCGCAATCGGTGACGTTGCTGCGATGTACGGTGAAAAATACAAATTTGGTCACCCGATGATGGCACAACCAGCTATTCAACAAGGTGAATTATTAGCCGAAAATTTAGAACGTTTAGCTAAAAAACAGTCATTAAAGAAATTTGTATACAACGATAAAGGTTCGATGGCAACAATTGGTAGAAACAAAGCTGTTGTTGATTTACCTAAATTCCATTTTAACGGTGTTTTTGCTTGGTTCGTTTGGATGTTTATTCACCTAATATCATTAATCGGTTTCAAAAACAGAATGTTAGTTTTCTGGAGCTGGGTTTATAATTATTTCGTATTCGATAGAGAATCTCGTATTATTGTACGTCCGTATCGTAAGAAAAAAGGAATCGAAAACGGAAATTAA